From one Butyricimonas faecihominis genomic stretch:
- a CDS encoding Fic family protein, producing MEQIFNKEQQGTARFILNHPLAKLSDLRSNEIKDLAVVWCYYSGKIEGNTYTYVETEALLKDGITSEKKYEDAKMLKNLYNTFISEVEYINKGRNQEIIDERTLFRVHQAISTGLVSNEESGYLRTRAVRISGTGYIPPKDLHDIRAKLNEILYQQEQFTNPLERAIYLHCNIAKLQPFIDGNKRTARMVESIALMNADIIPVYSSKDADILNYRKGLIAFYETEDYSLYADYFLNRQVERIKEIE from the coding sequence ATGGAACAGATATTTAATAAGGAACAGCAAGGAACTGCGCGATTCATTTTGAATCATCCTTTAGCGAAACTATCGGATTTGCGTTCTAACGAAATAAAAGATTTAGCCGTGGTGTGGTGTTACTATTCGGGTAAGATTGAAGGGAATACCTATACTTACGTGGAAACAGAGGCATTGCTCAAAGATGGCATTACTTCTGAAAAGAAGTATGAAGACGCCAAGATGCTGAAAAACCTATATAATACTTTCATATCAGAAGTGGAGTATATTAATAAAGGGAGGAATCAGGAAATAATTGATGAACGCACTTTATTCCGAGTACATCAGGCTATATCCACGGGTTTGGTTTCCAATGAAGAATCCGGCTATTTAAGAACAAGAGCTGTCCGTATCAGCGGTACGGGATATATCCCTCCAAAGGACTTGCACGATATTCGGGCTAAGTTGAATGAAATACTTTATCAACAGGAACAATTCACAAATCCATTGGAACGGGCTATTTATCTTCATTGTAACATAGCTAAATTACAGCCTTTCATAGATGGAAATAAACGTACCGCCCGAATGGTGGAAAGCATTGCCTTGATGAATGCCGATATTATCCCAGTCTATTCCTCGAAAGATGCTGATATATTGAATTACAGGAAAGGGTTGATAGCTTTTTATGAAACCGAAGATTATTCTCTTTATGCTGATTATTTTCTAAACAGGCAAGTGGAGCGAATAAAAGAAATCGAATAA
- a CDS encoding FecR family protein encodes MKKETEYIIQLIVKRLQGGLSLEEETFFAAWKSRSKANEELYERLENEYKEHTEYPLYEHFNARRSWPSVMKDIRKRHSIRRLYRGVAAAAIVLLSVSSYLMFSTGGEEVLPVARVESGNHFSFGKRASLILPGGDTLLIAPGVVDTLDEQLPFVSNNGETLIYHTPRTADSLVYNTLKIPRGGAYSLQLSDGTKVMLNSDSRLKFPQSFSGDTREVYLEGEGFFQVAKDAAKPFIVHCERYAVRVLGTTFNISAYRNDEVSMTTLVEGRVNIECGNTVVALTPGLMAAVADSKVTTREVNVESYISWTRDQFSFSEERLEDLLKKISRWYDVEFVFDDEEIKDYKFSGFIPRYESITNLFEILEQSANVSFVRKEDKKVIIIKH; translated from the coding sequence ATGAAAAAGGAAACAGAGTATATTATCCAGTTGATCGTGAAAAGACTTCAAGGAGGTTTGTCTCTCGAAGAGGAAACTTTCTTCGCGGCTTGGAAATCACGTTCCAAGGCCAACGAGGAGTTGTATGAACGATTGGAAAATGAATACAAGGAACACACGGAATATCCTTTATACGAGCATTTTAATGCTCGTCGGTCGTGGCCGTCTGTCATGAAAGACATTCGGAAGAGACATTCCATTCGACGCTTGTATCGTGGAGTTGCTGCGGCTGCCATCGTGTTATTGAGTGTATCTTCTTATCTGATGTTTTCGACGGGCGGGGAGGAAGTACTGCCCGTGGCCCGGGTGGAGTCGGGCAACCATTTTTCTTTTGGGAAGCGTGCCTCGCTGATTCTGCCGGGAGGGGATACTTTGCTGATTGCACCGGGGGTGGTAGACACGCTTGACGAGCAATTACCTTTCGTGAGTAATAATGGTGAAACCTTGATTTATCATACTCCCCGGACGGCGGATTCTTTGGTGTATAATACGCTGAAAATACCTCGTGGCGGGGCTTATTCCTTGCAGTTGTCGGATGGTACGAAGGTAATGCTGAATTCCGATTCCCGGTTAAAGTTCCCGCAATCTTTTTCGGGTGATACCCGGGAGGTGTATTTGGAAGGAGAAGGATTTTTCCAAGTGGCAAAGGATGCCGCGAAACCCTTTATCGTGCATTGTGAGAGGTATGCCGTGCGTGTGTTAGGTACTACGTTTAATATTTCCGCTTACCGGAACGATGAGGTTTCGATGACGACGTTAGTCGAGGGACGGGTGAATATTGAGTGCGGGAATACGGTTGTTGCGTTGACTCCCGGACTGATGGCTGCCGTGGCCGATTCGAAAGTGACGACCCGGGAAGTGAACGTGGAGTCCTATATCTCCTGGACGAGAGACCAGTTCAGTTTCAGCGAGGAACGTCTGGAAGATTTGTTAAAAAAGATTTCCCGCTGGTATGACGTGGAGTTCGTGTTTGATGATGAGGAGATCAAGGATTATAAATTTTCCGGGTTTATACCTAGGTACGAGAGTATAACGAATTTGTTTGAGATATTGGAACAATCGGCGAATGTAAGTTTTGTTCGAAAAGAGGATAAAAAAGTGATAATTATAAAACATTAA
- a CDS encoding RecQ family ATP-dependent DNA helicase, which translates to MTRDIKEILKTYWGYDDFRSLQEETIRSVLDGKDTLALMPTGGGKSLTYQVSGLAMEGVCLVVTPLIALMKDQVEDLKNRQIPAEAIYTGMRRDRVESIINKCIYDTVKFLYVSPERLYSERFREKLRLMNVCLITVDEAHCISQWGYDFRPPYLRIAEVREFFPGVATLALTATATPEVVEDIQKQLHFSTPNVLSKSFRRENISYVIRDTEAKPLELFNILSKVQGGAIVYVRTRLKASSIAAFLNKSGIKSDFYHAGLSSAQRARRQEAWKSGMVPVVVATNAFGMGIDKADVRVVVHYDVPDSPEAYFQEAGRAGRDGKRAYAVLLSSRAALGGLQKRIDDAFPPKDYILRVYEALANYYQLGEGEGQGRAFEFNLKLFARNFKLNEARVMSAISILEVAGFLGYTTDINSRSRVMFTVLRDRLYEFETGDPLLERLMVLLMRNYAGIFVQDAYVDEGFLADQLDVTRKVLYDAFISLAKRKIIRYVPGDVKPYIVYYQPRLPLSYITLGREAYENRKELFVTKIGAMARYIRDDETCRQLLLMEYFGQKEEKPCGICDVCIGKKKRLHREERKSLEEQILQVLAKQNTNIRELVRQLGEDEEVVIGQVRKLLDEGKIQYVSTLELGITRKS; encoded by the coding sequence ATGACCCGTGATATAAAAGAGATATTAAAGACTTACTGGGGATATGATGATTTCCGATCCTTGCAGGAAGAGACTATCCGTTCCGTGCTGGACGGGAAGGACACGCTTGCCCTTATGCCCACGGGAGGGGGAAAGTCGCTCACGTACCAAGTGTCCGGGTTAGCGATGGAGGGCGTCTGTCTGGTGGTGACCCCGTTGATTGCTTTGATGAAGGATCAAGTGGAGGATTTAAAGAACAGGCAGATTCCGGCCGAGGCGATCTACACGGGGATGAGGCGTGACCGGGTGGAGTCGATCATTAATAAATGTATATATGATACGGTTAAGTTCTTGTACGTGTCGCCCGAGCGATTGTACTCGGAACGGTTCCGGGAAAAATTGAGGTTGATGAACGTGTGTCTGATTACCGTGGATGAAGCTCATTGTATCTCGCAATGGGGGTATGATTTTCGTCCCCCGTACCTGCGAATAGCGGAGGTACGCGAATTCTTTCCCGGGGTGGCTACCCTTGCACTCACGGCCACGGCTACCCCGGAGGTCGTGGAGGATATTCAGAAACAGCTGCACTTTTCGACCCCGAACGTTCTCTCTAAAAGTTTCCGGCGGGAAAATATTTCCTACGTGATCCGGGACACGGAGGCCAAGCCGTTGGAATTATTCAATATTTTGTCTAAGGTGCAGGGGGGGGCGATCGTGTACGTGCGTACCCGGTTGAAGGCTTCTTCGATTGCCGCTTTCCTGAACAAGTCGGGGATCAAGTCTGACTTTTATCATGCCGGGTTATCTTCCGCGCAGCGGGCACGTCGGCAGGAGGCGTGGAAAAGCGGGATGGTTCCCGTGGTGGTGGCGACGAACGCTTTCGGGATGGGGATTGATAAGGCGGATGTGCGGGTGGTGGTGCATTATGACGTGCCGGACAGTCCGGAGGCCTATTTCCAAGAGGCGGGACGTGCCGGACGGGATGGAAAAAGGGCATACGCTGTGTTACTTTCCAGCCGGGCAGCTTTGGGTGGTTTACAAAAACGGATTGATGATGCTTTTCCCCCGAAAGATTATATATTGAGGGTGTACGAGGCCTTGGCGAACTATTATCAGTTAGGTGAGGGCGAGGGACAGGGACGGGCGTTCGAGTTCAATTTGAAACTGTTTGCCCGTAATTTTAAACTCAACGAGGCGAGGGTGATGTCTGCCATCAGTATTCTGGAGGTTGCGGGGTTCTTGGGGTACACGACGGATATAAATTCCCGTTCCCGGGTGATGTTCACCGTGTTACGGGATCGGTTGTACGAGTTCGAGACGGGTGATCCCTTGTTGGAAAGACTTATGGTTCTCCTGATGAGAAATTATGCCGGAATTTTCGTGCAGGATGCTTACGTGGACGAAGGTTTCTTGGCTGATCAGCTCGACGTGACACGCAAGGTGTTGTATGATGCTTTTATTTCTTTGGCAAAACGTAAGATTATTCGCTACGTGCCGGGGGACGTGAAACCTTACATCGTGTATTACCAACCCCGGTTGCCATTGTCCTATATCACGCTCGGGAGGGAGGCTTACGAGAACCGGAAGGAGTTGTTTGTCACGAAGATCGGGGCCATGGCCCGTTATATCCGGGATGACGAAACGTGTCGCCAGCTTTTGCTTATGGAGTATTTCGGGCAGAAGGAAGAGAAGCCTTGCGGGATATGTGATGTCTGTATCGGGAAGAAGAAACGGTTGCATCGGGAAGAGCGGAAAAGTCTGGAGGAACAGATTTTGCAGGTGCTTGCCAAACAGAATACGAATATCCGGGAGTTGGTGCGTCAATTGGGTGAGGACGAAGAAGTCGTGATCGGGCAAGTCCGGAAATTGTTGGATGAAGGGAAAATTCAATATGTTTCGACCTTGGAACTGGGGATAACGAGGAAGTCCTAA
- a CDS encoding SusC/RagA family TonB-linked outer membrane protein — MKTNRVLNRDKCRGWIRWSLVIGCILFSSMRIYASDVRLVNDSIKLDLKFEKSTMLEVLNTLKKKTALNFVYNHEEIKGIPLITKEFRQATVHQILDYCLRNTGYVFSVVNDVVVIKKKEVKRGQQKVTITGTVFDEKNEPLPGATVMLKGTTIGVASDVNGEFKLELPESDGMVLVVNFIGMVSQEIPVTRDVNLKIVLKMADTALDDVVVNGFYTKNKNTFTGSVTTVKGEELVQASSTNLIQALSTLVPGLRIVENNAQGSNPNAVPEIIIRGTNSLMTSDEAGINTPLIILDGIEISLEELYDLDLFDIESVNVLKDAAATVLYGERASNGVIVVERAHVKDDKVRFSYNFVPDFSFPDLSSMNLCNASEKLELERRAGLYNSANGNADRNYAYKLENVRKGIDTDWISKPLRNSFSHSHSLRVAGRGGNMDYKASASFKDTYGVMKGDYRRNYGLNFSLAYHMTNKLTISYQFAFGMTDSKDSPYGQFSTYTELNPYEPVYDEDGEYIRNYYFNKFDPSRNEKIENPLYNATLSSFSKSKSKSIKNSLSLRWDISKSFFVNGQFDLNLSDSKSDKYTSPENSAYENYTSPEELAQKGEYRQSSSDGNSYTGKLVANYSIALDEHGSVFGIHAGTEISREKTTSSQITAVGFLKDELDDLSYAMKYDDKAPSGSEKLSTRVGFFGDVDLSYRNRYFVNGVFRTSGSSKFGKNQRFAPFWSVGFGWNVHNEEFLKCDWLNTLRFRVSYGYTGNAGFSPYQAITTYKYSNDYRYYAGVGALPITMGNMDLKWQRTLKMNYGVTGGFLNDRLRVEFDYYVEKTKDMLIPIDVPLSMGVDNVKVNLGSAKNAGLDFSISGQIIQKKDWSWMLTVNGGHVYDKIEKISNALQRTNSETTSSDEWNAPKIQFKEGESQYAIYAMRSAGIDPATGKEVYINKNGEYTFDYSYDDQVVVGNTNPTIQGSIFTSFRYKGFSLSVSAAYTLGGDIYNTTLAKKVENINIKENVDRRAFTERWKEIGDETRFLGIPESGWATYLSERFVERKNELSISNINLQYEFNVEKLKLFGLKRLVVGIGASDIGRLSTVKFERGTSYPYCRSFNFILRPTF, encoded by the coding sequence ATGAAAACGAATCGAGTGTTAAACAGGGACAAATGCAGGGGATGGATCAGGTGGTCTCTCGTGATCGGCTGCATTTTGTTTAGTTCTATGAGAATCTACGCTTCGGACGTTCGCTTGGTGAATGATTCGATTAAGCTGGATTTAAAGTTTGAGAAATCGACCATGTTGGAGGTACTCAATACGTTGAAAAAGAAGACGGCTTTGAATTTCGTGTATAATCACGAGGAGATAAAGGGGATTCCACTTATCACGAAGGAGTTCCGGCAGGCGACGGTACACCAGATTTTGGATTATTGTTTGCGCAACACGGGGTATGTTTTTTCCGTGGTGAATGACGTGGTGGTGATCAAAAAGAAAGAGGTAAAGAGAGGTCAGCAAAAGGTTACGATTACCGGGACCGTGTTCGACGAGAAGAATGAACCTCTTCCGGGAGCAACCGTGATGCTGAAAGGCACGACGATTGGCGTGGCCTCTGACGTGAACGGGGAGTTCAAACTGGAGCTACCGGAAAGTGACGGGATGGTTCTCGTGGTCAATTTTATCGGTATGGTTTCTCAAGAGATTCCGGTGACTCGTGACGTTAACTTGAAAATTGTTCTGAAGATGGCGGACACGGCTCTGGATGATGTTGTGGTCAATGGTTTTTACACGAAGAATAAAAACACGTTCACGGGTTCCGTGACCACCGTGAAGGGGGAAGAGCTGGTACAGGCATCCAGCACGAACCTGATCCAAGCGTTGAGTACTTTGGTGCCGGGATTGAGAATCGTGGAGAATAACGCGCAGGGATCGAACCCTAACGCCGTGCCGGAGATTATTATCCGGGGGACCAATTCATTGATGACCAGTGATGAGGCGGGAATCAACACGCCCTTAATTATTCTGGATGGAATCGAAATCTCGCTTGAAGAACTCTACGATTTGGATTTGTTCGATATAGAGAGTGTGAACGTACTGAAAGATGCAGCCGCAACCGTTCTTTATGGTGAACGGGCTTCCAATGGCGTGATCGTGGTGGAACGGGCTCACGTGAAGGATGATAAAGTGCGGTTCAGTTATAATTTTGTTCCTGATTTCAGTTTCCCCGATTTGAGTTCCATGAACTTGTGTAATGCCTCTGAAAAGTTAGAATTGGAACGTCGGGCCGGGTTGTATAATTCGGCTAATGGTAACGCTGACAGAAATTATGCCTATAAGTTGGAAAACGTGCGCAAGGGGATTGACACGGATTGGATTTCAAAACCATTGAGAAACTCTTTCAGTCATTCTCATTCATTGCGGGTTGCCGGTCGGGGAGGTAATATGGATTACAAGGCATCTGCTTCTTTTAAAGATACTTACGGGGTCATGAAGGGGGACTACAGAAGGAATTACGGTCTTAATTTTTCATTGGCTTACCACATGACGAATAAATTGACGATCTCTTATCAGTTTGCTTTCGGGATGACGGATAGCAAGGATTCTCCTTACGGTCAGTTTTCAACCTACACCGAGTTGAATCCTTACGAGCCGGTGTATGACGAGGATGGCGAGTATATCCGGAATTACTATTTCAACAAGTTCGATCCCTCTCGCAACGAGAAAATAGAGAATCCGTTATACAATGCTACGCTTTCCAGTTTTTCGAAATCTAAGAGTAAATCGATCAAAAATAGTTTATCCCTGCGCTGGGATATCAGCAAGTCTTTTTTCGTGAACGGGCAATTCGATTTGAACCTGTCGGATTCGAAGAGTGATAAATATACCTCGCCGGAAAATTCGGCATATGAAAATTACACTTCTCCGGAAGAGCTTGCGCAGAAGGGGGAATACAGGCAAAGCTCTTCCGACGGGAATTCGTACACGGGAAAATTGGTTGCAAACTATTCTATCGCTTTGGATGAGCATGGTAGCGTGTTCGGTATTCATGCCGGGACAGAGATTTCAAGGGAGAAGACTACGAGTAGCCAGATCACTGCCGTGGGGTTCTTGAAGGACGAACTGGACGATTTGAGTTATGCGATGAAATACGATGACAAGGCTCCTAGCGGGAGCGAGAAATTATCAACAAGAGTCGGGTTCTTTGGTGATGTAGATCTTTCCTACCGGAACAGGTATTTTGTCAACGGAGTTTTCCGGACTTCCGGTTCCTCTAAATTTGGTAAGAATCAGCGTTTCGCTCCCTTCTGGTCTGTCGGTTTCGGGTGGAATGTTCACAACGAGGAGTTTTTGAAATGTGATTGGTTGAACACGCTACGTTTCCGGGTAAGCTACGGGTACACGGGTAATGCCGGTTTTTCTCCTTATCAGGCGATCACGACATATAAGTATAGCAATGATTATCGCTATTATGCGGGTGTCGGGGCTTTACCGATCACGATGGGAAACATGGATTTAAAGTGGCAGCGGACGTTGAAAATGAATTACGGGGTCACCGGTGGATTCCTGAATGACCGGTTGCGAGTGGAATTCGATTACTACGTGGAGAAGACGAAAGATATGTTGATCCCGATAGATGTACCCCTTTCCATGGGCGTGGATAACGTGAAGGTTAATCTGGGATCGGCTAAAAATGCCGGGTTGGATTTCTCTATTTCCGGGCAGATCATACAAAAGAAGGATTGGAGCTGGATGCTGACGGTGAATGGCGGGCATGTGTATGACAAGATCGAGAAGATCAGTAATGCCTTGCAACGGACGAACTCGGAAACCACGTCTTCGGACGAATGGAACGCTCCCAAGATTCAATTCAAGGAGGGAGAGTCTCAATATGCGATTTATGCCATGCGTTCCGCGGGGATTGATCCGGCCACGGGTAAAGAGGTGTATATAAATAAAAACGGGGAATACACGTTTGATTACAGTTACGACGATCAGGTGGTTGTGGGGAATACAAACCCGACAATACAAGGAAGTATATTCACGTCGTTCCGGTATAAAGGGTTTTCTTTAAGCGTGTCGGCTGCTTACACGTTGGGAGGTGATATTTATAACACGACACTGGCGAAGAAGGTGGAGAATATAAACATCAAAGAGAATGTCGATCGACGGGCGTTCACGGAAAGATGGAAAGAGATCGGGGACGAGACCCGTTTCTTGGGCATCCCGGAAAGCGGATGGGCTACTTATCTTTCGGAACGTTTCGTGGAGCGTAAGAATGAGTTGTCGATTTCGAATATTAACCTGCAATACGAGTTTAATGTTGAAAAGCTGAAATTGTTCGGTCTGAAACGTCTGGTCGTGGGTATCGGAGCATCGGACATCGGGCGGCTTTCCACGGTTAAATTTGAAAGAGGTACTTCCTATCCCTATTGTCGGAGCTTTAATTTCATACTTAGACCTACCTTTTAA
- a CDS encoding zinc-dependent metalloprotease, whose amino-acid sequence MKNWSILAAVMLVVALCPYSAQGIDRKKKEVQPKTTKVVLGKYDELFKNKAHVVAKGGFMTLHKVDGKLFFEMPLKYMGREFLLASTVTSATDNSICVVGYKPRTPRHIKFTLLDSMVCLRNVNSKMTYDKGQAGLEEAMEKNFGDPIVESYRVLAYTPDSSAVVFDMTDMFTKDESSLSPIMPNSGGILSHSASLNKEGSMLTEIKAFEDNVSIKSVLSYLVTTKAMGMLTVKKDDPLTTRVTRTLLLLPENKMRPRITDSRLGIFLGNKVYVSMEEDGIQKYSVANRWRLEPKDMDAWKQGKLVEPVKPIVYYLDNTFPESWKEPLREGILRWNTAFEKIGFKNVVQVRDFPLDDPEFDPDNLKYSCVRYIPSTTANAMGPSWVDPSTGEIINASVLIYNDVIRLINGWRFVQTAQVDPRVRAKKMPDDVVKESLAYVIAHEVGHTLGLMHNMAASAAYPVDSLRSASFTQTYGTTPSIMDYARYNYVAQPGDKGVRLTPPDLGVYDEFVIKWLYTPLPEVEDAMAEVPILEKWLDEKAGDPRYRYGRQQVYARFDPSAIEEDLGDDPVKAGDYGIQNLKYIMSHLNEWLGDDPDGQHRQAMYQAIGNQYYRYLKNVMYNVGGIYLTEVKDGTPGKRFVAVPREVQKNSLKWVIRELKTQNWLTDKELTDKFALGVSLAPTVRYAAAKNVAELYKNVVLSAHVSRDPYTVKEFFDDLYHEVWASTLNNRKLSESEKILQRVIVEVSSEGMEGKKKGLPFLTDEALYLHSGDAFAPSVDEINAYGLDETGMVSRYLDEFREIEQVYGRGFVAAHLENIGNGYGWQRKVTTTAIDDSKVYLQDMLVRVKQLLEGKLSTADKDTKAHYRALILQIEKALKAE is encoded by the coding sequence ATGAAAAATTGGAGTATACTGGCTGCGGTAATGCTCGTGGTAGCGTTATGTCCTTATTCAGCTCAGGGAATTGACAGGAAAAAGAAAGAGGTTCAGCCTAAAACGACGAAGGTTGTGCTTGGTAAATATGACGAGTTGTTCAAGAACAAGGCACACGTGGTGGCGAAAGGTGGTTTTATGACCTTGCATAAGGTGGACGGCAAGTTGTTTTTTGAAATGCCTTTAAAGTACATGGGACGGGAATTTTTATTGGCCTCCACGGTAACTTCCGCGACAGATAATAGCATCTGCGTGGTAGGTTATAAGCCGAGAACTCCCCGGCATATAAAATTTACATTATTGGATAGTATGGTCTGTTTGAGGAATGTCAATTCGAAAATGACTTATGACAAGGGACAGGCCGGGCTAGAAGAAGCGATGGAGAAGAATTTCGGGGATCCTATTGTCGAGTCTTACCGGGTGCTGGCGTACACGCCGGATAGTTCTGCGGTGGTTTTTGACATGACGGATATGTTCACGAAGGATGAATCTTCTTTGTCTCCAATTATGCCGAACTCGGGTGGAATACTCAGTCATTCTGCCAGTTTGAATAAAGAGGGATCTATGTTGACCGAGATCAAGGCTTTTGAAGATAATGTAAGTATTAAATCCGTTTTGTCTTATCTGGTCACGACGAAAGCGATGGGTATGCTCACGGTAAAGAAGGATGATCCATTGACTACTCGTGTTACACGCACGTTGTTGCTTTTACCGGAAAACAAGATGCGTCCTCGGATCACGGATTCCCGGTTAGGTATATTTTTAGGGAATAAAGTGTACGTTTCCATGGAAGAGGACGGTATTCAGAAATATTCGGTGGCTAATCGCTGGCGGTTGGAACCTAAGGATATGGATGCGTGGAAACAGGGAAAGTTGGTGGAGCCGGTGAAACCAATCGTGTATTATTTGGATAACACGTTCCCGGAATCGTGGAAAGAACCCTTGAGGGAGGGAATTTTAAGATGGAACACCGCATTCGAGAAAATCGGGTTCAAGAACGTGGTTCAGGTGCGGGATTTTCCCTTGGATGATCCAGAGTTTGATCCCGATAATTTGAAATACTCTTGTGTTCGCTACATCCCGTCAACGACGGCCAACGCAATGGGACCCTCGTGGGTGGATCCGAGTACGGGGGAGATTATTAATGCCAGCGTGCTGATCTATAACGACGTAATCCGGTTGATTAACGGGTGGCGCTTCGTGCAGACGGCTCAGGTTGATCCCCGTGTCCGGGCAAAAAAGATGCCGGATGATGTGGTGAAAGAATCGCTGGCTTACGTGATCGCTCATGAAGTGGGCCACACGCTGGGATTGATGCATAATATGGCAGCTTCTGCCGCTTATCCCGTGGATTCCTTGCGCTCGGCAAGTTTCACGCAAACATACGGAACCACGCCTTCCATCATGGATTACGCCCGCTATAATTATGTCGCTCAGCCGGGGGATAAAGGGGTGAGATTGACACCACCGGATTTGGGGGTTTATGACGAGTTTGTCATAAAATGGTTATACACGCCACTACCTGAGGTAGAAGATGCTATGGCCGAGGTTCCTATCCTAGAAAAATGGTTGGATGAGAAGGCCGGGGATCCCAGGTACCGTTATGGACGGCAACAGGTTTATGCCCGGTTTGATCCTAGTGCGATAGAAGAGGATTTGGGGGATGATCCGGTGAAAGCGGGAGATTATGGGATTCAGAATCTGAAGTATATTATGAGTCATTTGAACGAGTGGTTGGGGGATGATCCAGACGGGCAACATCGTCAGGCCATGTACCAAGCTATCGGTAATCAATACTATCGTTATCTGAAGAACGTGATGTATAACGTGGGAGGTATTTACTTGACGGAGGTGAAGGACGGAACTCCGGGCAAACGCTTTGTTGCGGTTCCCCGGGAGGTACAAAAGAACTCGCTTAAATGGGTGATCCGGGAGTTGAAAACCCAGAATTGGCTGACCGATAAGGAGCTGACGGATAAGTTTGCCTTGGGCGTTTCACTGGCACCGACGGTACGGTATGCTGCCGCGAAGAATGTTGCCGAATTGTACAAGAACGTGGTTCTTTCCGCTCACGTGTCTCGTGATCCTTACACGGTGAAAGAGTTCTTTGACGATTTGTATCATGAAGTGTGGGCTTCTACCTTGAATAACCGGAAACTTTCCGAGAGCGAGAAGATATTACAGCGGGTGATTGTTGAAGTTTCGTCAGAGGGGATGGAAGGAAAGAAGAAAGGTTTACCATTCTTGACAGACGAGGCTCTTTACTTGCATTCCGGTGATGCTTTTGCTCCTTCTGTTGACGAAATCAACGCTTACGGGCTGGATGAGACGGGGATGGTGAGTAGGTATCTGGACGAGTTCCGGGAGATAGAACAGGTGTACGGACGGGGTTTCGTGGCCGCTCATCTTGAAAATATCGGGAACGGGTACGGTTGGCAGCGAAAAGTGACTACCACGGCAATCGACGATTCCAAGGTGTACTTGCAGGACATGCTGGTTCGGGTGAAACAATTGTTGGAAGGTAAGTTATCTACCGCGGATAAGGACACGAAAGCTCATTATCGGGCATTGATTCTTCAAATTGAGAAGGCGCTTAAAGCCGAATAA